CGCGTCACGTTGAAACGGTGCAGCAACATCGCGCCAGATCAGATCGCGCGGCCCCTGATCGATGACGCCGGGTCGTGATTTGACGTGATCGGGCAACGGATGACGAGCAACCGGGCCGCCGCGTGCCATACCAGTGCCTCGCAACGTGCTGCAACTGACGCGCCCGGGACAACCGTTGTTCGTGTACTCGCActtgccgtgtgtgtgtcctgaCCCCTTGCTGGACTGGGATGAGGTGAGGTCGTCAAGGTGTAGGTTAGAGCGATGGGAGAGCCGCTTTGCTTATCAGCAGCACTGCATGCAGGCAGTCAGGCAGGGACGGGAGCAGGAAGGATGTCTTTCTTCGCATCTTACCGAGGGGGGGAAAGGATAGTGTGTGAATTAGGGCTGATTCGTCCGAGCTAGCTGATCGGTATTTCAGTACCTTGTTGACCGTGCAACGGTTTGGAACATCGAGCCTTAAGGAAGGGGTAGCGCAACAGGAATTAAGTGAGTGACGCTGTGTGCGGGGTACTGCTGATGTGAAGTTATTTGCACCTCGAGGTTAGCGAAACACGACACATTTACATTATCGGCGAGGTGCCATTGCCAACAAAAGTCGCGAAGATCGATAGTTTGTTCACTTGGGCTAATCCGTTGGCAGCATAAAATTGGCAACGGTGGTGTcgctttttaaaaataaaaacgctcCCAAGCAGTAAGTTCGTTGGTGTGTGCAGCTCTGGCTTTTTTGGTGATGATGGGATACGAATGTGAACCTACACACCTTGGTAGTAGGAACCAAAGTCAGGGGGGTTCTGTTCCTGGTTTAATTATTGAAAAGCATATGAATGTTATAGGAAGCATCCCATTAACGCATTGGATGCCCTTCAAGTTTTTACGGAAGAGAGCGCGTGCGTAATGGGCCAGAAgcatttatgtgtgtgtgtgtgccttttagCTTCTTCATCCATCCAAGGAAATGGACGAGTGCATTATCATATGCAAAACGGCTTTCGGAGCTTTAATGGACCTAATCGGAGGCCATTCAGGGGAGCTGCTGTCGTCAATGCAGTAATTATTAAAATGGTACGCCGCCAAAGGTTTGCCGTTGTTTGTTGCGTCCAGCACCACACGTGGCGGCTCGCTGCGCTGCCGCAAAGTTACTTGCGCAGAATGTTAATAAGCCGGCCAGTGGTCCCCTGCGCAATAGGAGCGCTCTGAAGCACCTGACGTACATGTAGAGCAGCTTTAGCTACTCCAAATATGACTTTTTGGCCAACTTCGGTGTTCGGGGCAGGTTGAAGAGTTTGTTTTTGCGCCGCTGTTTAATTAATGTTTTCATGCTTTCTAAAAGCGAGAAAAAACAGACGGTCGCGCATGTGCGTAGTGATTTTAAACGCGAAGTGCGTCATAACCCTAAGGAATGCGTACCACTTCTCCGCACAGCTGGGTTCTTAAGCGGATTTTAATGGCATCAAGagtgtggtgtgtttgtggtggtgcagaacagaaaaaaagaggaGCACAGGTGGTCTTTCAATGGTAATTAACGCAAGgactaatgaagaatatgtctttgtttttttctttctccggattaaaataattaactacATTAGACtaaaaaaactggaaaacacaaaacaaaaaaaaagaaacactcaGTATGTTGAGTAAATTAATTTCTCGTTGCCTTCCCCATCATCATCGGGATCAATTTGCGGCATCCATTTTCCTTCCTGCGCGTGCTGCTAATGGAATCAGCTGTGTTTACTATCCTTTTGGTATGGAATCCTGCCTCTCTCCTCGGCGTGCGTGGAAGTAGCGATATCgattttttccttcgtcgtgCAACATCTCCCTTACCACCCAGACGTCCAAGGGGTGTGGGTGTTGGCTTTCTTTATTTGATGGCGCAGCCGAAACACAGCACTGTGGAGGGAGAGCTAGGCGCGACGACATCATGTCGTCCGGGGTCGTCGTCTCTACCTTTCCATTTTATCGATCCAAACGCGGCGCGGGGGATGGTTGAGAGATTTTCTCTGCTGGTTTTCCACGCacctccccccaccccccgcAACCTGTGTTCTGCTGCTGAATGCTGACAGCCTTGAGTTTTCCACTTTTCCATATGATGTGTTCCGAGAGAACCAACCAAGGtggagagagcaagagagttGCTCCACAGTGTGTGTTGAGCTTTGGAGAGTTTTGGCAAAATCATCCACACAACACCCCATCGACGACCGTACATTTGTGTGTCTCTCATTCGCACCTCGCGCAAAACCTTCGATTGGGTGTAATTCTCCCTAATATTTGTTGGTTCCGCTGGGGTTCGATCGGAtaacgtttgtttacataatttttttctcataAAATATTCCctgttttctgtttgcttgtttttgtccATTGCTGTCTTCTTAGCCtctccgctctctctctctctctctcccttttccaTGTGTTGAAACATCCGGATAATTGTGTAGAAACGAGCTCATCTATATCTCTAAAGAGCGATTGCTATTTGGTGTACGACAtgaaagagcgaaagagagaaagaagagaaagaacaGAGCGGGCGGTGGGTCTTCTTGTTGCGAATTTGGCGAACGTTTTCAGTTTTGCTTCGATGTGCTCTGCAGCACACCTAAACAGACcgagtagtaatagtagtagcagtGCACCTAACGACCGAACCATCATCAAATCTGCAGAATTCCCATTTTATTATAACTGCTGCAGAAACGGGGACAACGAAATCGACCACTACGCATTCAGCAGTAGTTAGCCTTTAAATTGTATTAAATCAACTCCTTTTAATAGCGATAACATAGTACATCTCTTTGCTTCTAGTGTAAGTTCTTTTTGCAGTGATTTGAACAGCAACACTCTTCTGCAAATAATATGGTTGATGGTGTGGTGTTATTGTGGCGCTGGAAATTGCGTCTCCAATTTTCCTATTTGTCGATGGGTGGAGGGACGTCCATTATGTACGCGCCATGCATGCGTCGTTTGCGCGACACACGACGACGAGTATGTTGCGTGCGTAGTTGGTTGCTTTGATATaggttctctttgtctgtcgctGATATGATCCGTGTGaaattggtttgtttttgttctgcgttttaaaacaaatcaccGACAGCAACGATCGCAGTAGCAGCTCTCCGATTATCGACTAATTCATCGTGTTTGTTCCTGCTGCatcgtgtgtgattgtgtgtgtgtgtgtgtgtgtttttgataagAGTTTAGATGCGGGGAGGGTGTTTAAGTGAAAATTGCTGCCTTTTTGCATAGTTCAGGTTCCGGTGGGAAAATACAGACAGGCAGAGCGAGCGTGTCGAGTGCTATTTGGCTCCCACGGGAAACGAAACCACACTGCGGTGTGTGACATTGAGGGCGTGTAAGTTTCCCGTTTTCCCAAACCATCTGTTGCTCCTGAATAATAAACGTGTCCCTCTCCTATTACTGCCTCACCCCTTGGGGGCAAATTAGTGGAATGGACTTTCGTTTCCAATTGGCTGTGGGGAACTCTGTTTATGGTGGTGTTGGGTTATTGGTGTCCAAGTCCCCATTGCATCCATCGTGGTAACGAAGGCACGTGGTTGAATTTTTGAATGATTGATGATTAAAATCATTAATGAGAACCCACTTCCCAGCGCTGTAGTTTTCCAATTGAACAAAATTTGATCCTATCCATGCAGAGATAGGTTGAATGGATAGCGATTTTCATGTGATGATATTTTTGTCCGTCATACTGCTGTGAATATTATCGATTAATTGTGGagaaacagaaagagagaaagagagcaagtgAGTGTTCTGTTGGCTTTAGCGCGCTCTCTGCTACATACTGATGGCCCTGACCTTTTTTGCGTTGcatgcaaaaaacaaaagcgaagaaaacaGTTTATAAaagtacacatacacacagacacacacacgatgcACACACAAGTCCATTTTTGTTGGTGTCATGTCAAAACTGCATCCGCAGCACGTGCGGGGGAAAGGGCATTAGCTTCATCCAAAGGGGGATGGTTAGTGAGTGGTAGCTAATAGTGTATTGAACATCATTTTCCATTTCAGCTTGCCTGGAAGGTTGATAGAAAACGACGtgtaccatcaccatcaccgagGGCGTAAAATATACTAAAACCTAAGAAAGATGGCCCCAAACGCAACGGTGGAGGCAACCGGTGTGCTGAACGAGCTGGACGCCGAAACGATCGACGGCGGACTGGCGAAGGATGTGACGCCGCTGAAGCGTGCCGAGAAGCGCAAGATCAAGCTGGTCTGGAGAAATGTGATTGCCTTCGGTTACCTTCATCTGGCCGCCGTTTACGGCGCCTTTCTAATGCTGACATCGGCCCGGCTCTACACCATCGCTTTCGGTAAGTTGTGGTTGTGTCAATTAATTGTCCGTATAATCGCACGTGTTATACAAACGTGCATTTCGTGCGCTATTGCTGTGGCGTCCATACACTAACacctttccgtttttttttttatcttcgcCTCCTGCAGCATTCGTGTTGTACGTCGTGTCCGGACTGGGCATTACGGCTGGCGCGCATCGTCTGTGGGCCCATCGGTCGTACAAGGCGAAGCTGCCCCTGCGCATCATCCTGGCCGTGTTTAACACGATCGCGTTCCAGGACTGCGCTCTGCACTGGGCCCGCGACCACCGGGTGCACCACAAATACTCGGAAACGGATGCGGATCCGCATAATGCGACCCGTGGCTTCTTCTTCTCGCACATCGGCTGGCTGCTGTGTCGCAAGCATCCGGAAGTCATTGCCAAGGGCAAGCAGCTGGACATTGCCGACCTGGAAGCTGACCCGGTGCTGCGCTTCCAACGCAAGTAAGTGTCTCttcacctctctctctctcgctctcactgcttctttttattgtatttCGCAACATGGTTGAATGTTGTGAAATGATGCACGATGAATTGTTGGAACACCACGAGCCTTTCCGATGGCGATCGAGCGTGTTCATTGGTTATGACGCAACTTACACTTACCTACTTTCTTTCATTCCTTCCCCCTTGACAGGCACTACATGATCCTGATGCCACTGGCCTGCTTCGTGCTGCCCACGATTACGCCGGTGTACTTCTGGAACGAAACCTGGACCAACGCCTGGTTCGTTGCCACGCTATTCCGCTGGACATTCATCCTGAACGTGACCTGGCTGGTGAACAGCGCTGCCCACAAGTGGGGAGATAAGCCGTACGATAAGTGAGTAATTCGTTACCTACCCGCTGCCAACCCACGCCTTGAAATGAaaggcagcacacacacacacactttcccaTGGCTGTCAAATGTATCGCCAAAACATATACAAAGGTCAATTCCCCCCGCGcgctgttttgctgctgcttctttccCTTCCCCTCTATCACCTTTCCTGTCTGGTGATTTGTTTGTCTTTACCCTTCTTATCAGCGGCAATTATTAACCGTAGCTTCGTTTTACGTTTCTCTCCCGCAATCGCTCTAGGAGCATCTCGCCCTCGGAGAATCGGACGGTGGCTTCGTTCGCGTTTGGCGAAGGATGGCACAACTACCATCACGTGTTCCCGTGGGACTACAAGACGGCCGAGCTGGGCAACTACCGAATGAACCTGACGACGGCGTTCATCGACTTCTTCGCCAAGATTGGCTGGGCGTACGACCTGAAGACGGTGTCGAAGGAGATCGTGGAAAAGCGCGTCAAGCGCACCGGCGACGGCAGCCACCCGACCTGGGGCTGGGGCGACAAGGATCAGGACCAGTACGAGGTGAAGCACGCCACCATTCTCAACCAGAAAGAGGACTAAACATCAACCACACCCGTCCCCGTCCTCGGGGTGGTGGTGCCACCGacagtgttgttgttgttgtgaccGTCCGACAGTAGTAGGAGGGGGTGGTGTGACGAATCAGACACGTTTCTTCGGAAGGAATTCATAGTGTGTAGCGCCACAAGAGTGCATTCTCGATTaagaaggaggaggaaaagGGAAGGATATGTTTTGGAAGATCGATCTAGAGAGCACATGCTTTAAGTGTGTGATAAGGAGCGAAATCgaatgaaaagagaaaaaatcggtaggaactGAGAATTTGGTTGCGAGTGTGCGCGATTATAGAAGGTAACATGAAATAATGCTCTAAGCAAAAATGAGGATAACATCAAAAGGCTGGTTCATAAGTTTAAATACGtttaaaacacacagacacatacacacacaaacatctcCATACAAACACAAGTCCGCACCGCACCAGAAGCGAGATTAGGAAAGGGCGCATTGCATTACCTGAACAATTTAAAAACGAGAATTACAAATTGGTTTAAGGACGAACAAATTATTAGACCATTACGTACGGCTGCTACACTACACAAACTGCGTGTGTACTATTAAGCGGAGCGAATCGgccagaaaacaaacaaaacacacacagggtCATTGTTACTAAAAAGAGGAGTATTGCTTGAGGAAAGCCGCGCAGAGTGTTTGAATTCATCAAGCTCACAGCTGGACGAGTTCATTGCTGGAGCGCAATACCATCGTTTGCCGGCAGTGCTACGGCATCAACTGAGAAGCAAAAACAGTTTTCGTTTTGTCCAACAAGCTCAGTTCGTGcgaggaaggaagaaattgttaaaacaaacactaTTCAAGGCTGGCCCCCCCTTGCTGCTCTCCCTtggtttttgggttttttttggtttagtttTCGGCGCACAGGAGaatcaaaattaattacacaCCCCACACCACCGTCagcgccccccccccaccctccgTCTCTCGCAGGCCGATGCGACATGACTTTGTGATAGGAGCAAGAAGGAACAGAAGGGCTTTTCTGCTGTTTTGGTTGGTTCGCCTTCAATGTTTGGAGACGGCTGCGCTGGCTAGCTTCGATATGTATGTTCCCGCCACACATGCTTAATAATAATATACCCTTCGAATTAGTaatgtgcgcgcgtgtgtgtgtgtttaacatATAAACACACATATGCACGCACGTACACATACATATTATAGACGCGTATGTagaacagacacacacacacacagttcaaAATGGAAACTAGTGAATTTTCCAGTATAGGTAGGCAGGCGAGCGTGGGATTTGGGtcaagagtttttttttttttggttaaatAGTTTGTAGCTGTGGGAGGGGGATGATGGGCGCAAAATTTGAAGCCACACaggacacacaccacaccacaccgatATATCCTATCCGTCTGGGGCGTGTGTATTGGGGTGTGCGGGCTTTTTGCTTAGCTTTAAGTTagtaatttattgtttttactttcCTCTCCCTCTGCGAGGGGTGTGTCTCCTCCTCACCTAGACACCCAGCATCCTTGCAAGGATCCATTCGCTCCTTTGGTGTGCGCTGTGCTTTGGTGTGTCAATCGAAGCAAGCGCGATGCGTCCATAACGATATGcagagcgatagagagagaaggaaTGTTGTTGAGACACGCACTCCTCTGTGCCGTGTTCGGTCGTTTTTCGAACGACACATCAACCTGTCCATGCAGCGGTGTTAGGTGTGTAGTAGAGGtacatgaaataaaattaaaacaaaattgaagaaatacaaacaaagcagcacatgaacattgattaCTACTGCATCCAGAGAACGTCCTCGTGAAATGGGACACACACCCTGGCCAGGAGGAAACTCAGCAAGCGTGTGTGGGAGTGTTTGGCAACAGTAAGTGATTACTGTATAGAAGAAAATATGATTTTACTTCttgtttttctgtgtgtttacattttgttgTCCTTCCAGTGccgtgaatgtgtgtgtgtgtggtgaccAATTTTCCGAATATGAAGAGCGCACGAAAGAATGTTGGTggttggtttggttggttAGATCACAAGTGGTTTGTGAGAGATGACAGGGAAGAGCTTATACTAGAGGACGCGGACGTGGGGATGTGGTTAAATGTTGTTCTTCGCTTTTGTAAAGTGATACGAGCAACGAGATATGGTGGACTGATTCAGATATAAAGCATCTTAACGTATGGACTGacaagggagagagagagagagagaaggtagGGGTCGAGGGGGCGTATAGATAGCGTGGTAAGACCAATCGGACGAACAAtatctagaaaaaaaaacgtttcgaACGCTATTTGCCACATTGAgatgtgcattttttgttttcaagcCGAGATCAAACTATTggttttattaaattgtttatttttttttcatcatacTAACTGCACCACAGCCTACTTGTGGTTGGCGATGGGAGTTGAAACGAAATCAATAAAGAGAAGAAGGAACAGCTCATTCTAAATCTCGTACCAGCACAAACTAACCAACCCAGCATATGTATTGTATTGTGAAGAACGAACCTGTGTGCGGCATCAAAGCAAACGAAGTAATTTAAAACACGTGTTGCCAACGATTAATGCGAGAATGCCGATCGAAAGAAAGGAGCAGGAGGACAAACGGGGACTGGGGGAAgagaaaatattttacaaaaacacgaatgcaaagaaaatgtaaaaaaaacaaacaaacgaaaatatgAATGTTAAACACAAATTGGCGGTTAGTAATCGAACCAACAAATGGAAAATAAGATAATTCAAAAACATTAATCTCTTTTTAAACTTAATTACAGAATCAAAAACAGCTATCTTCGTATAAtatgatgcacacacacacacacacacacacacacacacacacacacacacatacacacatacacacatacacacacacacacacacaccacacaccacacacacacacacaccacacacacacacacacacacacacacacacacacatacttacaaatcaaaacattctTTAATAACGTAACAGCACAGAAGCATACGTACACGgtaatatatatttttgttgacCCTTCATTACAAATTAAGCGGAAAAAGATTATAAAAATAGCGATCATTTGAAACGCTAAGGATTCGGAGGATTCGAATTTTATTATGATCAGAGATACCGATAGGATGTGCTGCATGGCGAAACTAAACGGAAAATGCCCGTTGGAAGATAAAATCCACAGTACCGATTTCCAGCGGCATTAAACAAATTCAATTCaacaagcgaaaaaaaagggggggggggagttccTTTCGCCCTCAAAAGACGCCACAATCAATCACTAAtcgtacaacaacaacaaacgttAGAAAAGTACACGTGTCCTTACGCTCCCGGGGCGACGCCTCCGTACAAGACGTACAAGGGCACACGGCTGAGTGGGGCCTGTTTGAGAGATTTGGGTAGTGTTCTATAAATATACTTAAActatattaaaaacaaaacaaaaaacaagaattTCTGTAAAGAATCGAGCAcgcgattgtgtgtgtgtgcatgtatgtatgtgtgtgtttctgctgTTTTAATTTCATACTTCTAATTCGAAAACGATGAACAAGTGTAACAACAACACGATATAAAAAGATACTTATCCTTCTCTCTATGCTAAAACCTGCACGGAATATAGATGTGCATGCGGTACGAGCGAAGGCAAATAACGgaggaagaaaaggaaatggGGTTCTAGGAACTAGTTACtatctactactactacaactgATTCGTATGCACGATTCCTAACCCTGCAGCACACATTCGGAAGGTTTCAAAACTACTACTCTCGTCCTTTTTTCCTGTACACCTGTATCTCGAATCATCTCAGCAAACTGTTTTTCTAACTTTTCCATGTTTCCACACTAAATCGTGACCTCAAACACGTGCTCGCTAcgtagaaagagagagagagagagagagagatagacagAGTGGCATGCCTTTTTAGGAGCAGAAGCGATTAACTCTCACACACTGTGTCTGTTAGTAGAAATCCACTGTCCTAGATGTAGATTATATGcattattattaaaacaagaaaaaaaaatcaaaaacacacacacattgtgtCCCGCTATTCTCGTTGTTTGTGTAGATCAAG
This is a stretch of genomic DNA from Anopheles merus strain MAF chromosome 2R, AmerM5.1, whole genome shotgun sequence. It encodes these proteins:
- the LOC121588222 gene encoding acyl-CoA Delta(11) desaturase-like; this translates as MAPNATVEATGVLNELDAETIDGGLAKDVTPLKRAEKRKIKLVWRNVIAFGYLHLAAVYGAFLMLTSARLYTIAFAFVLYVVSGLGITAGAHRLWAHRSYKAKLPLRIILAVFNTIAFQDCALHWARDHRVHHKYSETDADPHNATRGFFFSHIGWLLCRKHPEVIAKGKQLDIADLEADPVLRFQRKHYMILMPLACFVLPTITPVYFWNETWTNAWFVATLFRWTFILNVTWLVNSAAHKWGDKPYDKSISPSENRTVASFAFGEGWHNYHHVFPWDYKTAELGNYRMNLTTAFIDFFAKIGWAYDLKTVSKEIVEKRVKRTGDGSHPTWGWGDKDQDQYEVKHATILNQKED